GGACAACATAACTATCTCTGTTTGCAGATAATCGGCAATGGCGATAAGCCGCTTGGAATTACTATTGTTGGACACCAGAACAATCTTGAAACCTTTTTTCTTTAAATCCAGCAATAGATCCTTGATTGCAATATCCGGCAAAGGGTTGATACGCTCTACCAGTGTATTATCCACATCAAAGACCAAATTAGTGTAACCTTTTTTAGACAAAGCGTTATAGTTAACATC
The Candidatus Margulisiibacteriota bacterium DNA segment above includes these coding regions:
- a CDS encoding HAD hydrolase-like protein is translated as DVNYNALSKKGYTNLVFDVDNTLVERINPLPDIAIKDLLLDLKKKGFKIVLVSNNSNSKRLIAIADYLQTEIVMLSFKPLPFVYRKLQKDFGFLPRNTVFFGDQLFTDILGAKLHGYYTVYIYPIGVEVNWVRKNYINLEKVLIRRMLRQN